The following coding sequences lie in one Vibrio casei genomic window:
- the murG gene encoding undecaprenyldiphospho-muramoylpentapeptide beta-N-acetylglucosaminyltransferase: MKQNKRLLVMAGGTGGHVFPAIAVAKQLQQQGWEIRWLGTPDRMEADLVPQYGIDIDFIKVKGLRGQGFLRLIKAPFQIINAIAQARKHIKAWQPDVVLGMGGYVSGPGGVAAWLSGIPVVLHEQNAVAGLTNQWLSKIAKRVMQAFPGAFPHAEVVGNPVRQDVVNIASPTQRFTERTGPIRILVMGGSQGARVLNTTLPPVMKSLGNDFTIRHQAGKGQQQMVEGLYQDNSVSNFEVTEFIDDVAQAYAWADLLVCRSGALTVSEVSAAGVGAIFIPFMHKDRQQALNAEHLVQCGAALMIEQPELTEQGLVDQIKKLDRTVLQEMAEKAKTAAITDADTRVAAAIIAVSQD; this comes from the coding sequence ATGAAACAGAATAAGCGATTATTAGTCATGGCTGGTGGTACGGGAGGACATGTCTTTCCTGCTATTGCGGTGGCGAAACAATTACAACAGCAAGGCTGGGAAATTCGTTGGTTAGGTACCCCTGATCGAATGGAAGCCGATTTGGTTCCCCAATATGGTATCGATATTGATTTTATTAAAGTAAAAGGCTTGCGTGGGCAAGGTTTTCTAAGGTTAATTAAAGCCCCTTTTCAAATTATCAATGCGATCGCTCAGGCAAGAAAACATATTAAAGCTTGGCAACCTGATGTCGTGCTTGGGATGGGAGGCTATGTGAGTGGCCCCGGCGGTGTAGCGGCTTGGTTATCTGGAATACCTGTCGTTTTGCACGAACAAAATGCGGTGGCAGGTTTAACGAATCAGTGGTTATCAAAAATTGCTAAACGAGTGATGCAAGCGTTTCCAGGTGCTTTTCCTCATGCAGAAGTTGTGGGTAATCCTGTTCGTCAGGATGTTGTTAATATCGCTTCTCCAACACAGCGATTTACTGAACGAACAGGTCCAATCCGAATTTTAGTGATGGGGGGAAGCCAAGGTGCCAGAGTGTTAAATACAACGTTGCCTCCTGTAATGAAATCACTAGGGAATGACTTCACGATTCGCCATCAAGCGGGTAAAGGTCAACAGCAAATGGTCGAAGGCCTATACCAAGATAATTCGGTGAGTAATTTTGAAGTGACCGAATTTATCGATGATGTCGCACAAGCTTATGCATGGGCAGATTTATTGGTGTGTCGTTCAGGAGCATTAACAGTATCTGAAGTCTCTGCCGCGGGGGTTGGTGCTATTTTTATCCCTTTTATGCATAAAGATCGTCAGCAAGCTTTAAATGCCGAACATTTAGTCCAATGTGGTGCGGCATTAATGATTGAACAGCCCGAATTAACAGAGCAAGGTTTAGTTGATCAAATAAAAAAATTGGATAGAACGGTACTACAAGAGATGGCAGAAAAAGCAAAAACTGCTGCTATTACCGATGCTGATACCCGAGTTGCAGCTGCCATTATTGCTGTCAGTCAAGATTGA
- the ftsW gene encoding cell division protein FtsW has protein sequence MGKGFQGWISTPAPEVIYDRQLVWLAFALMLSGLVMVTSASFPISTRLTGGPFHFMIRHAVFLFLALCSAVVVIQIPLERWMKYSTHLLLLSLALLLIVLLTGHSVNGASRWIPLGLFNLQPAEVAKLSLFVFMSSYLVRKSDEVRGSFFGGFIKPIIVFACLAVLLLAQPDLGTVVVMLVTLFGMLFIAGAKLTQFISLLFVGVAAVTLLILAEPYRMRRMTSFWNPFEDPFGSGYQLTQSLMAFGRGDWFGQGLGNSIQKLEYLPEAHTDFVFAVVAEELGFAGVVLILLLIFTLVYKALLIGRKALESGELFGGFLAISISIWFAFQTLVNVGAAAGIVPTKGLTLPLISYGGSSLIIMTVAVALLLRIDYECRLSALKKTRLQPQPASNDTKKKLENNETE, from the coding sequence ATGGGGAAAGGCTTTCAAGGTTGGATCAGTACACCTGCTCCTGAAGTGATTTACGATCGCCAGTTAGTTTGGTTAGCATTTGCTTTAATGCTGTCTGGATTGGTGATGGTGACATCGGCATCATTCCCAATTAGTACTCGTTTAACGGGGGGACCATTTCATTTCATGATCCGCCATGCTGTATTTTTATTTCTAGCGCTATGCTCTGCGGTTGTCGTTATACAGATCCCATTAGAACGTTGGATGAAATACAGTACACATTTACTGTTATTGTCACTGGCTTTATTACTCATTGTATTGCTGACAGGGCATTCGGTGAATGGTGCGTCTCGTTGGATACCTTTAGGTTTATTTAACCTTCAACCGGCGGAAGTGGCTAAGTTATCTCTGTTTGTCTTTATGTCTAGCTATTTAGTGCGTAAAAGTGATGAAGTTCGAGGCTCGTTTTTCGGCGGATTTATTAAACCTATCATTGTTTTTGCTTGCTTGGCCGTGTTATTGCTTGCCCAACCTGACCTAGGTACTGTGGTTGTTATGCTCGTGACTTTATTTGGCATGTTATTTATTGCAGGGGCAAAATTAACACAATTTATCTCTTTGTTATTTGTTGGTGTGGCAGCCGTGACCTTGCTGATTTTGGCTGAGCCATATCGAATGCGTCGTATGACATCCTTTTGGAACCCTTTTGAAGATCCATTTGGAAGTGGTTATCAATTAACACAATCTTTAATGGCTTTTGGTCGTGGGGATTGGTTTGGTCAGGGCTTAGGTAACTCGATTCAAAAATTAGAGTACCTGCCTGAAGCGCATACCGATTTTGTTTTTGCTGTGGTTGCTGAAGAGCTAGGTTTTGCTGGTGTTGTACTCATTCTCTTGCTGATTTTTACGTTGGTATATAAAGCATTACTTATAGGCAGAAAAGCGTTGGAATCTGGTGAGTTGTTTGGTGGATTCTTAGCCATTAGTATCAGTATCTGGTTTGCTTTTCAAACTTTGGTTAATGTTGGGGCTGCGGCCGGTATTGTTCCAACAAAAGGCTTAACTTTACCTTTGATCAGTTATGGTGGTTCAAGCTTAATTATCATGACCGTTGCGGTGGCCTTATTGCTACGAATTGATTATGAATGTCGACTGTCAGCATTAAAAAAAACAAGGTTACAGCCTCAACCGGCTTCAAATGATACCAAAAAAAAATTGGAAAATAATGAAACAGAATAA